Proteins encoded in a region of the Sterolibacterium denitrificans genome:
- a CDS encoding tetratricopeptide repeat protein encodes MQQAQAALQQGDIRRAYMEYQRVLAVEPGNRAALHGLAEIALSQGQEAVAGNYYQRALQADPRDLRAEVGLIGLQARQAPQAAEARLRDLLAQQPEEALLHYALGNLQASRSDWPEAQAAFLQAYRIEPDNPDYLFNLAVSFDSLQQPQQALRFYRLALAAAEQRPAGFDRRQAQMRLAALRAPQESQ; translated from the coding sequence ATGCAACAGGCTCAGGCCGCCTTGCAGCAGGGCGATATCAGGCGGGCGTACATGGAATATCAGCGCGTGCTGGCCGTCGAACCGGGCAATCGCGCCGCCCTGCATGGCCTGGCGGAAATTGCGCTGAGCCAGGGACAGGAAGCCGTCGCCGGGAATTACTACCAGCGCGCATTGCAGGCGGATCCCCGGGATCTTCGCGCCGAAGTCGGCCTGATCGGTCTGCAGGCGCGCCAGGCCCCGCAGGCGGCCGAAGCGCGTTTGCGGGACTTGCTCGCCCAACAGCCCGAGGAGGCGCTGTTGCATTACGCGCTGGGCAATCTGCAGGCCAGCCGGTCGGACTGGCCCGAGGCGCAGGCCGCTTTCCTGCAGGCCTACCGCATCGAGCCGGACAATCCGGATTACCTTTTCAATCTCGCAGTCAGCTTCGATTCCCTGCAACAGCCGCAACAGGCGCTGCGTTTCTATCGACTCGCCCTGGCCGCCGCCGAGCAGCGTCCGGCGGGTTTCGACCGGCGGCAGGCGCAGATGCGGCTGGCGGCGCTGCGGGCGCCGCAAGAGAGCCAATAG
- a CDS encoding ParA family protein, producing the protein MRRVVFNQKGGVGKSTITCNLAAVGAARGEKTLVIDLDPQANTTRYLLGDAADDLEASATEFFDQMLSFKLRPRATEEFIVATPFDNLHLLPSHASLEELQAKLESRYKIYKLREALEALEGYDQIWIDTPPALHFYTRSALIAADRCLIPFDCDEFARRALYALLDNVAEIRTDHNDQLQVEGIIINQFQSRASLPQQLVDELRGEGLPVLDTLLSSSVKIKESHQQSKPMIHLDARHKLAQEFSALYDELGKAQKTTGRKKTVKSASRQRG; encoded by the coding sequence ATGAGACGCGTGGTTTTCAATCAGAAAGGCGGTGTCGGCAAGAGCACCATCACCTGCAATCTGGCGGCCGTCGGCGCGGCGCGCGGGGAAAAGACCCTGGTGATCGATCTCGACCCGCAAGCCAATACCACCCGTTACCTGTTGGGCGATGCGGCCGACGATCTGGAAGCCAGCGCCACCGAGTTCTTCGACCAGATGCTCAGTTTCAAGCTGCGCCCGCGCGCGACCGAAGAGTTCATCGTCGCCACGCCCTTCGACAACCTGCACCTGCTGCCCTCGCATGCTTCGCTCGAAGAACTGCAGGCCAAGCTGGAGTCGCGCTACAAGATCTACAAGCTGCGCGAAGCGCTCGAAGCGCTCGAAGGCTACGACCAGATCTGGATCGATACGCCGCCGGCGCTGCATTTCTACACGCGCTCGGCATTGATCGCCGCCGATCGCTGCCTGATTCCCTTCGACTGCGACGAATTCGCCCGGCGCGCGCTGTACGCGCTGCTCGACAACGTCGCCGAAATCCGCACCGATCACAACGATCAGTTGCAGGTCGAAGGCATCATCATCAACCAGTTCCAGTCGCGCGCCAGCCTGCCGCAGCAACTGGTCGATGAATTGCGCGGCGAAGGCCTGCCGGTGCTCGACACCCTGTTGTCGTCCTCGGTGAAGATCAAGGAATCGCACCAGCAATCGAAGCCGATGATCCACCTGGATGCGCGCCACAAGCTGGCGCAGGAATTCAGCGCGCTGTACGACGAGCTGGGCAAGGCGCAGAAAACCACCGGACGAAAGAAAACCGTGAAAAGCGCCAGCCGCCAACGCGGCTGA